Proteins from a single region of Electrophorus electricus isolate fEleEle1 chromosome 5, fEleEle1.pri, whole genome shotgun sequence:
- the tnk2a gene encoding activated CDC42 kinase 1 isoform X2, with translation MWREISRQHPEGRGKGAERHKEPARGAMQSDEGTEWLMELLTDVQLQQYYLRIRDDLNVTRLSHFDYVKNEDLEKIGMGRPGQRRLWEAVKRRRAMCKRKSWMSKVFIGKRPDGETQVASVVQGSSPTTTPAEGQPAALTCLISDRDLTLFEKLGDGSFGVVKRGEWQAPSGRVLNVAVKCLKTDLLDETEGLDDFIREVNTMHSLDHQNLIRLYGVVLTHPMKMVTELAPLGSLLDRLRKRQGHILISVLCRYTVQIACGMAYLESRRFIHRDLAARNILLASNDLVKIGDFGLMRALPKNDDHYVMQEHHKVPFAWCAPESLKTRTFSHATDTWMFGVTLWEMFTHGQEPWLGLNGSQILHKIDKEGERLAKPEDCPQDIYNVMLQSWSPKPEDRPTFVALRDFLVETMPTDMRALQDFDEPDKLKIHANDIITIIEGRAENYWWRGQNRQTLKVGQFPRNVVTSVAGLSAHDISRPLKNSFIHTGHGDTDPHRSWGAPDKIDDLYLGNPMDPPDVLGMDPKNDRPTKLPNRAKKKPPPRPPQPAVILKKPFYDSVLEFNDDLIVTGAKKLSLKAPVYLGLRLRPLESSDSSDRLSEVSLIDFGDDSFSSTSPSPVSDAPASISPAQPPTSGASLLDMAPPQSPCRSLPNPLHPTPAVDWDSRPLPSLPAYDEVTMEVEEQEDVEVVSINTSARGHQSVAERKYATVEGDLEVQGEGRRDEGTVADDPFLPLKPAEESRSFSQSADIFKELQREVMVKLRVPVAGRSLPTSPVPACSPLMPHRQIILPSHTDDKPQSTIKPLIPPRIPVPPTRPSRRAHGRYLSVGDEEEMSTPPQVPPRDHALSQPGSRAPSPMAPLGGSPQQRPGLCCVGSFGSCLSPSSYSWAPSTPSSAPSKLLPAPTAISQYGSSEAGKVRAMSPCILPTTCTEMKGGSPHRYLLPERLANLDRYDRLLKDSEGSEERRAANTATVRPMVQQQAVKPSPCSSPNRPGNSPSRAPATEPATQPSTYTSVKQVQEAVHGVTIEECRAALQSHSWKVQDAVQYLKVEQLLRLGLKTRPECMEVLQRCGWNLEQASTLMLSSYSPSRQRY, from the exons ATGTGGAGAGAAATCAGCCGGCAGCATCCTGAAGGAAGAGGGAAAGGGGCAGAGAGGCACAAGGAG CCAGCCAGGGGAGCCATGCAGTCGGATGAGGGCACAGAGTGGCTCATGGAGCTACTGACAGATGTACAGCTCCAGCAGTACTACCTCCGCATCCGTGATGACCTCAACGTCACCCGACTCTCGCACTTTGACTATGTGAAGAACGAGGACCTGGAGAAGATTGGCATGGGCCGGCCAG GCCAGAGACGGCTGTGGGAGGCCGTGAAAAGGAGGAGAGCGATGTGTAAACGCAAGTCTTGGATGAGCAAG GTGTTCATAGGGAAGAGACCTGACGGCGAGACCCAGGTAGCCAGTGTGGTCCAGGGCTCttcacccaccaccaccccagcTGAGGGCCAGCCGGCGGCCCTCACCTGCCTCATCAGTGACAGGGACCTCACACTGTTTGAGAAGCTGGGGGACGGCTCTTTCGGGGTGGTGAAGCGTGGCGAGTGGCAGGCCCCTTCAGGAAGAGTg CTCAATGTCGCAGTGAAgtgcctgaagacagatttGCTGGACGAGACGGAGGGTCTGGATGACTTCATACGGGAGGTGAACACCATGCATTCTTTGGACCACCAAAACCTCATACGGTTGTATGGAGTGGTCCTCACTCATCCCATGAAAATG GTGACAGAGCTGGCACCGCTGGGCTCGCTGCTGGACCGGCTGAGGAAGAGGCAGGGCCACATCCTCATCTCCGTACTGTGCCGCTACACTGTGCAGATCGCCTGCGGCATGGCCTACCTGGAGTCTCGGCGCTTCATCCACCGCGACCTGGCCGCCCGCAACATTCTGTTGGCCTCCAATGACCTGGTCAAGATTGGCGACTTCGGCCTCATGAGGGCTCTGCCCAAGAATGACGACCACTACGTCATGCAGGAGCATCACAAAGTGCCCTTTGCCTG GTGTGCTCCAGAAAGCCTGAAAACACGGACCTTCTCCCACGCCACAGATACCTGGATGTTCGGCGTGACCTTGTGGGAGATGTTCACCCATGGCCAAGAGCCGTGGCTGGGCCTGAACGGCAGTCAG ATCCTCCATAAGATTgataaagaaggagagaggttgGCTAAACCAGAGGACTGTCCTCAGGATATCTATAATGTCATGCTGCAGAGCTGGTCTCCGAAACCAGAGGACCGGCCTACGTTTGTGGCCCTTAGGGACTTTCTTGTTGAG ACCATGCCAACAGACATGAGAGCACTGCAAGACTTTGATGAGCCAGATAAGCTAAAAATCCATGCCAATGACATCATCACTATCATCGAAGGCAG GGCAGAGAACTACTGGTGGCGTGGGCAGAACAGGCAGACCCTGAAGGTGGGCCAGTTCCCCAGGAACGTGGTGACTTCTGTAGCAGGCCTGTCTGCCCATGACATCAGCAGGCCGCTCAAAAACAGCTTCATCCACACCGGCCATGGAGACACGGACCCTCACCGCAGCTGGGGTGCCCCCGACAAAATAGATGA CCTGTACCTGGGCAATCCCATGGACCCCCCTGATGTTCTTGGTATGGATCCAAAGAACGACAGACCCACAAAATTACCCAACCGGGCCAAAA AGAAGCCACCACCTCGGCCTCCTCAGCCTGCTGTTATTCTCAAGA AGCCATTCTATGACTCTGTTCTCGAGTTTAATGATGACCTCATTGTGACGGGGGCAAAGAAGCTGTCCCTGAAAGCGCCAGTGTACCTGGGTCTGCGGCTCCGCCCCTTGGAGAGCTCCGACTCCAGCGACCGCCTCAGTGAGGTCTCGCTCATTGACTTTGGCGATGACAGCTTCAGCTCGACTTCGCCCTCCCCAGTCAGTGATGCGCCCGCCTCCATTAGCCCTGCCCAGCCGCCTACCTCTGGCGCCTCCCTTCTGGACATGGCCCCACCCCAGAGTCCCTGCCGCAGCTTGCCGAACCCGCTCCACCCGACACCGGCAGTGGACTGGGACTCTCGGCCTCTGCCTTCGCTGCCGGCCTATGACGAGGTAACAATGGAGGTTGAGGAGCAGGAGGACGTGGAGGTGGTTTCCATCAACACCTCAGCCAGGGGTCACCAGAGCGTGGCCGAGCGGAAGTACGCCACGGTCGAGGGAGACTTGGAGGTTCAGGGTGAGGGCAGGCGTGATGAGGGGACCGTGGCTGATGACCCATTCCTGCCCCTCAAGCCTGCAGAGGAGAGCCGGTCCTTCTCCCAATCGGCTGACATCTTCAAGGAGCTCCAGAGGGAGGTGATGGTGAAGTTGCGTGTGCCAGTGGCGGGCCGTTCGTTGCCTACCTCACCTGTTCCTGCGTGCTCGCCTCTCATGCCGCACCGCCAGATCATCTTGCCGTCCCACACTGACGACAAGCCCCAAAGCACAATCAAGCCCCTGATCCCACCCAGGATCCCTGTCCCACCAACACGCCCCTCCAGGAGGGCCCACGGCAGGTACCTTTCCGTAGGTGATGAGGAGGAAATGAGCACACCCCCGCAGGTGCCGCCCAGAGACCACGCACTCTCTCAGCCAGGCTCCCGAGCCCCCAGCCCCATGGCCCCGCTAGGAGGCTCTCCCCAGCAGCGGCCTGGACTGTGCTGCGTGGGGTCGTTCGGCTCCTGTCTCTCCCCGTCCTCGTACTCCTGGGCCCCATCCACACcctcctctgccccctccaaGCTCTTGCCTGCTCCCACCGCGATCAGCCAGTATGGCTCCAGCGAAGCAGGCAAGGTTCGCGCCATGAGCCCCTGCATCCTCCCCACCACTTGTACTGAGATGAAGGGCGGCAGCCCGCACCGCTACCTGCTGCCTGAGAGGCTGGCGAATCTCGACAGATATGACCGGTTACTGAAGGACTCGGAGGGAAGCGAAGAGCGGAGGGCGGCCAACACGGCCACCGTCAGACCCATGGTCCAGCAGCAGGCCGTCAAACCTAgcccctgctcctctcccaaCCGGCCAGGCAACTCTCCCAGCAGGGCCCCAGCCACAGAGCCAGCAACACAGCCCAGCACTTACACCAGTGTGAAACAA GTACAGGAGGCGGTCCATGGAGTGACAATAGAGGAATGTCGGGCAGCCCTCCAGAGTCACAGCTGGAAGGTCCAGGATGCAGTGCAGTACCTTAAG
- the tnk2a gene encoding activated CDC42 kinase 1 isoform X6, with amino-acid sequence MCKRKSWMSKSLCLGQQVFIGKRPDGETQVASVVQGSSPTTTPAEGQPAALTCLISDRDLTLFEKLGDGSFGVVKRGEWQAPSGRVLNVAVKCLKTDLLDETEGLDDFIREVNTMHSLDHQNLIRLYGVVLTHPMKMVTELAPLGSLLDRLRKRQGHILISVLCRYTVQIACGMAYLESRRFIHRDLAARNILLASNDLVKIGDFGLMRALPKNDDHYVMQEHHKVPFAWCAPESLKTRTFSHATDTWMFGVTLWEMFTHGQEPWLGLNGSQILHKIDKEGERLAKPEDCPQDIYNVMLQSWSPKPEDRPTFVALRDFLVETMPTDMRALQDFDEPDKLKIHANDIITIIEGRAENYWWRGQNRQTLKVGQFPRNVVTSVAGLSAHDISRPLKNSFIHTGHGDTDPHRSWGAPDKIDDLYLGNPMDPPDVLGMDPKNDRPTKLPNRAKKKPPPRPPQPAVILKKPFYDSVLEFNDDLIVTGAKKLSLKAPVYLGLRLRPLESSDSSDRLSEVSLIDFGDDSFSSTSPSPVSDAPASISPAQPPTSGASLLDMAPPQSPCRSLPNPLHPTPAVDWDSRPLPSLPAYDEVTMEVEEQEDVEVVSINTSARGHQSVAERKYATVEGDLEVQGEGRRDEGTVADDPFLPLKPAEESRSFSQSADIFKELQREVMVKLRVPVAGRSLPTSPVPACSPLMPHRQIILPSHTDDKPQSTIKPLIPPRIPVPPTRPSRRAHGRYLSVGDEEEMSTPPQVPPRDHALSQPGSRAPSPMAPLGGSPQQRPGLCCVGSFGSCLSPSSYSWAPSTPSSAPSKLLPAPTAISQYGSSEAGKVRAMSPCILPTTCTEMKGGSPHRYLLPERLANLDRYDRLLKDSEGSEERRAANTATVRPMVQQQAVKPSPCSSPNRPGNSPSRAPATEPATQPSTYTSVKQVQEAVHGVTIEECRAALQSHSWKVQDAVQYLKVEQLLRLGLKTRPECMEVLQRCGWNLEQASTLMLSSYSPSRQRY; translated from the exons ATGTGTAAACGCAAGTCTTGGATGAGCAAG TCTCTGTGCCTGGGCCAGCAGGTGTTCATAGGGAAGAGACCTGACGGCGAGACCCAGGTAGCCAGTGTGGTCCAGGGCTCttcacccaccaccaccccagcTGAGGGCCAGCCGGCGGCCCTCACCTGCCTCATCAGTGACAGGGACCTCACACTGTTTGAGAAGCTGGGGGACGGCTCTTTCGGGGTGGTGAAGCGTGGCGAGTGGCAGGCCCCTTCAGGAAGAGTg CTCAATGTCGCAGTGAAgtgcctgaagacagatttGCTGGACGAGACGGAGGGTCTGGATGACTTCATACGGGAGGTGAACACCATGCATTCTTTGGACCACCAAAACCTCATACGGTTGTATGGAGTGGTCCTCACTCATCCCATGAAAATG GTGACAGAGCTGGCACCGCTGGGCTCGCTGCTGGACCGGCTGAGGAAGAGGCAGGGCCACATCCTCATCTCCGTACTGTGCCGCTACACTGTGCAGATCGCCTGCGGCATGGCCTACCTGGAGTCTCGGCGCTTCATCCACCGCGACCTGGCCGCCCGCAACATTCTGTTGGCCTCCAATGACCTGGTCAAGATTGGCGACTTCGGCCTCATGAGGGCTCTGCCCAAGAATGACGACCACTACGTCATGCAGGAGCATCACAAAGTGCCCTTTGCCTG GTGTGCTCCAGAAAGCCTGAAAACACGGACCTTCTCCCACGCCACAGATACCTGGATGTTCGGCGTGACCTTGTGGGAGATGTTCACCCATGGCCAAGAGCCGTGGCTGGGCCTGAACGGCAGTCAG ATCCTCCATAAGATTgataaagaaggagagaggttgGCTAAACCAGAGGACTGTCCTCAGGATATCTATAATGTCATGCTGCAGAGCTGGTCTCCGAAACCAGAGGACCGGCCTACGTTTGTGGCCCTTAGGGACTTTCTTGTTGAG ACCATGCCAACAGACATGAGAGCACTGCAAGACTTTGATGAGCCAGATAAGCTAAAAATCCATGCCAATGACATCATCACTATCATCGAAGGCAG GGCAGAGAACTACTGGTGGCGTGGGCAGAACAGGCAGACCCTGAAGGTGGGCCAGTTCCCCAGGAACGTGGTGACTTCTGTAGCAGGCCTGTCTGCCCATGACATCAGCAGGCCGCTCAAAAACAGCTTCATCCACACCGGCCATGGAGACACGGACCCTCACCGCAGCTGGGGTGCCCCCGACAAAATAGATGA CCTGTACCTGGGCAATCCCATGGACCCCCCTGATGTTCTTGGTATGGATCCAAAGAACGACAGACCCACAAAATTACCCAACCGGGCCAAAA AGAAGCCACCACCTCGGCCTCCTCAGCCTGCTGTTATTCTCAAGA AGCCATTCTATGACTCTGTTCTCGAGTTTAATGATGACCTCATTGTGACGGGGGCAAAGAAGCTGTCCCTGAAAGCGCCAGTGTACCTGGGTCTGCGGCTCCGCCCCTTGGAGAGCTCCGACTCCAGCGACCGCCTCAGTGAGGTCTCGCTCATTGACTTTGGCGATGACAGCTTCAGCTCGACTTCGCCCTCCCCAGTCAGTGATGCGCCCGCCTCCATTAGCCCTGCCCAGCCGCCTACCTCTGGCGCCTCCCTTCTGGACATGGCCCCACCCCAGAGTCCCTGCCGCAGCTTGCCGAACCCGCTCCACCCGACACCGGCAGTGGACTGGGACTCTCGGCCTCTGCCTTCGCTGCCGGCCTATGACGAGGTAACAATGGAGGTTGAGGAGCAGGAGGACGTGGAGGTGGTTTCCATCAACACCTCAGCCAGGGGTCACCAGAGCGTGGCCGAGCGGAAGTACGCCACGGTCGAGGGAGACTTGGAGGTTCAGGGTGAGGGCAGGCGTGATGAGGGGACCGTGGCTGATGACCCATTCCTGCCCCTCAAGCCTGCAGAGGAGAGCCGGTCCTTCTCCCAATCGGCTGACATCTTCAAGGAGCTCCAGAGGGAGGTGATGGTGAAGTTGCGTGTGCCAGTGGCGGGCCGTTCGTTGCCTACCTCACCTGTTCCTGCGTGCTCGCCTCTCATGCCGCACCGCCAGATCATCTTGCCGTCCCACACTGACGACAAGCCCCAAAGCACAATCAAGCCCCTGATCCCACCCAGGATCCCTGTCCCACCAACACGCCCCTCCAGGAGGGCCCACGGCAGGTACCTTTCCGTAGGTGATGAGGAGGAAATGAGCACACCCCCGCAGGTGCCGCCCAGAGACCACGCACTCTCTCAGCCAGGCTCCCGAGCCCCCAGCCCCATGGCCCCGCTAGGAGGCTCTCCCCAGCAGCGGCCTGGACTGTGCTGCGTGGGGTCGTTCGGCTCCTGTCTCTCCCCGTCCTCGTACTCCTGGGCCCCATCCACACcctcctctgccccctccaaGCTCTTGCCTGCTCCCACCGCGATCAGCCAGTATGGCTCCAGCGAAGCAGGCAAGGTTCGCGCCATGAGCCCCTGCATCCTCCCCACCACTTGTACTGAGATGAAGGGCGGCAGCCCGCACCGCTACCTGCTGCCTGAGAGGCTGGCGAATCTCGACAGATATGACCGGTTACTGAAGGACTCGGAGGGAAGCGAAGAGCGGAGGGCGGCCAACACGGCCACCGTCAGACCCATGGTCCAGCAGCAGGCCGTCAAACCTAgcccctgctcctctcccaaCCGGCCAGGCAACTCTCCCAGCAGGGCCCCAGCCACAGAGCCAGCAACACAGCCCAGCACTTACACCAGTGTGAAACAA GTACAGGAGGCGGTCCATGGAGTGACAATAGAGGAATGTCGGGCAGCCCTCCAGAGTCACAGCTGGAAGGTCCAGGATGCAGTGCAGTACCTTAAG
- the tnk2a gene encoding activated CDC42 kinase 1 isoform X5, with translation MWREISRQHPEGRGKGAERHKEPARGAMQSDEGTEWLMELLTDVQLQQYYLRIRDDLNVTRLSHFDYVKNEDLEKIGMGRPGQRRLWEAVKRRRAMCKRKSWMSKSLCLGQQVFIGKRPDGETQVASVVQGSSPTTTPAEGQPAALTCLISDRDLTLFEKLGDGSFGVVKRGEWQAPSGRVLNVAVKCLKTDLLDETEGLDDFIREVNTMHSLDHQNLIRLYGVVLTHPMKMVTELAPLGSLLDRLRKRQGHILISVLCRYTVQIACGMAYLESRRFIHRDLAARNILLASNDLVKIGDFGLMRALPKNDDHYVMQEHHKVPFAWCAPESLKTRTFSHATDTWMFGVTLWEMFTHGQEPWLGLNGSQILHKIDKEGERLAKPEDCPQDIYNVMLQSWSPKPEDRPTFVALRDFLVETMPTDMRALQDFDEPDKLKIHANDIITIIEGSLYLGNPMDPPDVLGMDPKNDRPTKLPNRAKKKPPPRPPQPAVILKKPFYDSVLEFNDDLIVTGAKKLSLKAPVYLGLRLRPLESSDSSDRLSEVSLIDFGDDSFSSTSPSPVSDAPASISPAQPPTSGASLLDMAPPQSPCRSLPNPLHPTPAVDWDSRPLPSLPAYDEVTMEVEEQEDVEVVSINTSARGHQSVAERKYATVEGDLEVQGEGRRDEGTVADDPFLPLKPAEESRSFSQSADIFKELQREVMVKLRVPVAGRSLPTSPVPACSPLMPHRQIILPSHTDDKPQSTIKPLIPPRIPVPPTRPSRRAHGRYLSVGDEEEMSTPPQVPPRDHALSQPGSRAPSPMAPLGGSPQQRPGLCCVGSFGSCLSPSSYSWAPSTPSSAPSKLLPAPTAISQYGSSEAGKVRAMSPCILPTTCTEMKGGSPHRYLLPERLANLDRYDRLLKDSEGSEERRAANTATVRPMVQQQAVKPSPCSSPNRPGNSPSRAPATEPATQPSTYTSVKQVQEAVHGVTIEECRAALQSHSWKVQDAVQYLKVEQLLRLGLKTRPECMEVLQRCGWNLEQASTLMLSSYSPSRQRY, from the exons ATGTGGAGAGAAATCAGCCGGCAGCATCCTGAAGGAAGAGGGAAAGGGGCAGAGAGGCACAAGGAG CCAGCCAGGGGAGCCATGCAGTCGGATGAGGGCACAGAGTGGCTCATGGAGCTACTGACAGATGTACAGCTCCAGCAGTACTACCTCCGCATCCGTGATGACCTCAACGTCACCCGACTCTCGCACTTTGACTATGTGAAGAACGAGGACCTGGAGAAGATTGGCATGGGCCGGCCAG GCCAGAGACGGCTGTGGGAGGCCGTGAAAAGGAGGAGAGCGATGTGTAAACGCAAGTCTTGGATGAGCAAG TCTCTGTGCCTGGGCCAGCAGGTGTTCATAGGGAAGAGACCTGACGGCGAGACCCAGGTAGCCAGTGTGGTCCAGGGCTCttcacccaccaccaccccagcTGAGGGCCAGCCGGCGGCCCTCACCTGCCTCATCAGTGACAGGGACCTCACACTGTTTGAGAAGCTGGGGGACGGCTCTTTCGGGGTGGTGAAGCGTGGCGAGTGGCAGGCCCCTTCAGGAAGAGTg CTCAATGTCGCAGTGAAgtgcctgaagacagatttGCTGGACGAGACGGAGGGTCTGGATGACTTCATACGGGAGGTGAACACCATGCATTCTTTGGACCACCAAAACCTCATACGGTTGTATGGAGTGGTCCTCACTCATCCCATGAAAATG GTGACAGAGCTGGCACCGCTGGGCTCGCTGCTGGACCGGCTGAGGAAGAGGCAGGGCCACATCCTCATCTCCGTACTGTGCCGCTACACTGTGCAGATCGCCTGCGGCATGGCCTACCTGGAGTCTCGGCGCTTCATCCACCGCGACCTGGCCGCCCGCAACATTCTGTTGGCCTCCAATGACCTGGTCAAGATTGGCGACTTCGGCCTCATGAGGGCTCTGCCCAAGAATGACGACCACTACGTCATGCAGGAGCATCACAAAGTGCCCTTTGCCTG GTGTGCTCCAGAAAGCCTGAAAACACGGACCTTCTCCCACGCCACAGATACCTGGATGTTCGGCGTGACCTTGTGGGAGATGTTCACCCATGGCCAAGAGCCGTGGCTGGGCCTGAACGGCAGTCAG ATCCTCCATAAGATTgataaagaaggagagaggttgGCTAAACCAGAGGACTGTCCTCAGGATATCTATAATGTCATGCTGCAGAGCTGGTCTCCGAAACCAGAGGACCGGCCTACGTTTGTGGCCCTTAGGGACTTTCTTGTTGAG ACCATGCCAACAGACATGAGAGCACTGCAAGACTTTGATGAGCCAGATAAGCTAAAAATCCATGCCAATGACATCATCACTATCATCGAAGGCAG CCTGTACCTGGGCAATCCCATGGACCCCCCTGATGTTCTTGGTATGGATCCAAAGAACGACAGACCCACAAAATTACCCAACCGGGCCAAAA AGAAGCCACCACCTCGGCCTCCTCAGCCTGCTGTTATTCTCAAGA AGCCATTCTATGACTCTGTTCTCGAGTTTAATGATGACCTCATTGTGACGGGGGCAAAGAAGCTGTCCCTGAAAGCGCCAGTGTACCTGGGTCTGCGGCTCCGCCCCTTGGAGAGCTCCGACTCCAGCGACCGCCTCAGTGAGGTCTCGCTCATTGACTTTGGCGATGACAGCTTCAGCTCGACTTCGCCCTCCCCAGTCAGTGATGCGCCCGCCTCCATTAGCCCTGCCCAGCCGCCTACCTCTGGCGCCTCCCTTCTGGACATGGCCCCACCCCAGAGTCCCTGCCGCAGCTTGCCGAACCCGCTCCACCCGACACCGGCAGTGGACTGGGACTCTCGGCCTCTGCCTTCGCTGCCGGCCTATGACGAGGTAACAATGGAGGTTGAGGAGCAGGAGGACGTGGAGGTGGTTTCCATCAACACCTCAGCCAGGGGTCACCAGAGCGTGGCCGAGCGGAAGTACGCCACGGTCGAGGGAGACTTGGAGGTTCAGGGTGAGGGCAGGCGTGATGAGGGGACCGTGGCTGATGACCCATTCCTGCCCCTCAAGCCTGCAGAGGAGAGCCGGTCCTTCTCCCAATCGGCTGACATCTTCAAGGAGCTCCAGAGGGAGGTGATGGTGAAGTTGCGTGTGCCAGTGGCGGGCCGTTCGTTGCCTACCTCACCTGTTCCTGCGTGCTCGCCTCTCATGCCGCACCGCCAGATCATCTTGCCGTCCCACACTGACGACAAGCCCCAAAGCACAATCAAGCCCCTGATCCCACCCAGGATCCCTGTCCCACCAACACGCCCCTCCAGGAGGGCCCACGGCAGGTACCTTTCCGTAGGTGATGAGGAGGAAATGAGCACACCCCCGCAGGTGCCGCCCAGAGACCACGCACTCTCTCAGCCAGGCTCCCGAGCCCCCAGCCCCATGGCCCCGCTAGGAGGCTCTCCCCAGCAGCGGCCTGGACTGTGCTGCGTGGGGTCGTTCGGCTCCTGTCTCTCCCCGTCCTCGTACTCCTGGGCCCCATCCACACcctcctctgccccctccaaGCTCTTGCCTGCTCCCACCGCGATCAGCCAGTATGGCTCCAGCGAAGCAGGCAAGGTTCGCGCCATGAGCCCCTGCATCCTCCCCACCACTTGTACTGAGATGAAGGGCGGCAGCCCGCACCGCTACCTGCTGCCTGAGAGGCTGGCGAATCTCGACAGATATGACCGGTTACTGAAGGACTCGGAGGGAAGCGAAGAGCGGAGGGCGGCCAACACGGCCACCGTCAGACCCATGGTCCAGCAGCAGGCCGTCAAACCTAgcccctgctcctctcccaaCCGGCCAGGCAACTCTCCCAGCAGGGCCCCAGCCACAGAGCCAGCAACACAGCCCAGCACTTACACCAGTGTGAAACAA GTACAGGAGGCGGTCCATGGAGTGACAATAGAGGAATGTCGGGCAGCCCTCCAGAGTCACAGCTGGAAGGTCCAGGATGCAGTGCAGTACCTTAAG